A genomic stretch from Canis lupus baileyi chromosome 3, mCanLup2.hap1, whole genome shotgun sequence includes:
- the SPATA19 gene encoding spermatogenesis-associated protein 19, mitochondrial, with the protein MIITTWIVYILARKGAGFPFPPKISSDVEVIESEAVSVVQHWLKKTEEEASQDIKEKMSTNCPPTHGQDVHVTRDVVKHHLSKSDLLANQSQDVLEERTRIQFIRWSHTRIFQVPSEVRDDVMRERIEQVRRSICNLTDEASQEIRSRNSYADC; encoded by the exons ATGATAATTACAACATGGATTGTGTACATTCTCGCCCGGAAAGGCGCCGGGTTCCCTTTCCCACCAAAAATCAGTTCG GACGTTGAAGTCATAGAAAGCGAGGCTGTATCCGTAGTACAGCACTGGTTGAAAAAA ACTGAAGAAGAGGCTTCCCAGGACATAAAGGAGAAGATGTCCACCAACTGCCCTCCCACTCACGGCCAGGATGTCCACGTCACCAGAGACGTG GTGAAGCACCATCTCTCCAAGTCTGACTTGTTGGCGAACCAGAGTCAAGACGTCCTGGAGGAAAGAACAAGAATCCAGTTCATACGATGGAG CCACACCCGAATCTTCCAAGTCCCCAGTGAGGTGAGGGACGATGTCATGCGAGAGCGAATAGAGCAGGTGAGACGCAG CATATGCAACCTCACGGATGAAGCGTCCCAGGAGATTCGCAGCAGAAATTCCTACGCAGACTGCTGA